TTCGTTAACAATAGGAACAACCCCCATATTCAACAATGCATTAATCGTATTTTGGGCGTTCTTATATTGAGTCCAGTCCAAAATATCATTTCTAGTTAACAAAATTTGAGCAATACGTTGATCGAAttgagaaaataaaagatcCCATCTCCCGATCAATCTACCTTGCCCAATAGCCGCGATAGCCTGAACTTCTGCTAAATGTTTAGGTCTTTTGTCCATATGCATTGTCCTCAAACCAACAGCAATCCCACCACTAGAGACAATGATGATCCTGTGGCCCATTCTTCTCAATTTGACCACGGTCTCAACAATAAGCGACATTATAGCAAGCTTAGGCTCTTTGGTCTTTTCATCCACTAGCGATGAAGAGCCCAATTTTATGACTATAGTATACGAGTTGGCTTCATtagcatttttcatttttttcttgcctCGCAAATTTTCTATAATAGCTGATAGAATGGTCCCGACTAGCTTCAAATCTGCCCTCTAATACTCTCAAGAAGTAATTTAACAGATAACATGCTAATTGAGAAAGCATCTATTTCATTgttgtaatttttcatctcaCGCATTTATGCGGTGTGTGGGTGTCGTTTCTTTTCGATCCCTGTCGACACTATTCATAAATGCCCCATATAGAGGAAATTGGCATATAAATAGGGCCAATGATAAATGCGACTCATGGGCCGAATGTGCCTGGTCTCAGCTGGTGTTGTTTGTAATTCATTGGCATGTTTATAAGTTCTATTAGTGGAAATTAGCCTCCCTCATCGCGTCGGCTTCCATTAAAATATCACGTACAAAGTGACCTGGTATAAGGTAGCTTCGAAGTGAGATATTTCACAGAGCAGCATTAAAAGAATCATGGTCACTTGAGGAAGATCACTGGCCTATTGAGCATTTCCCTCCTTGAAAGTTGACAGGCgcttgtttgtttttgattttgctCAAGTTGTTGGCCCCATGAATGTGTATGACGACGTTCTCGATGCCACTGTTGTGTCGCATTCTATAACAGCACAATTTACTACGTCTGACTATGAAGAGCTCTTAGTTGTAAGGACGAATATCCTGTCTGTGTACAGACCTACTAGGGATGGAAAGTTGTATTTAACTGATGAGTTCAAGTTTCATGGCTTGATCACTGATGTAGGTCTTATTGCCCAACAGGATAGTCCTTTAAGTTGCTTGCTTTTATGCACCGGCGTTGCCAAAATCTCTATTCTAAAGTTCAACACCTTGACAAACACAATCGATACGTTAAGCCTGCATTACTATGAGGGCAAGTTTAAGGATAAATCTTTGGTGGAACTGGCCAAAACTTCTACACTAAGAATGGACCCTGGGAGTACCTGCGCGCTGCTATTCAATAATGACATTCTTGCATTTTTACCTTTCCAAGCCAATAaaaacgatgaagatgatgatgaggaagaagataatATGGACGACGAGGAGCTAGTTCATAATATAGACGACAAATCTCAAGAAACGGCTGCCTTTTATAAGAGGAAGAGGACAAAGCTATGTGACACATTCACAGGACCGAGTGTAGTATTGACGGCCAATGAATTATACGAGGGCGCTAAAAATATCACTGATATTCAGTTcttaaaaaatttcaccaAGCCAACAATAGCGGTTTTATACCAACCGAAGCTCGCCTGGGCAGGTAATAGTACCATTTCAAAACTCCCCACGCAATATGTTACACTCACATTAGATATTCAGCcttctgaaaaatctaCCAAGATCGAATCAACGACAATAGCCTTTGTAAAGGAATTACCTTGGGATCTGCATACAATCGTGCCTGTTTCAAATGGTGCTGTAATTATAGGGGCTAATGAACTAGCGTTTCTAGATAATACAGGTGTTTTACAATCAACAATATTATTAAATTCATTTGCTGGCAAGGATTTgcaaaaaacgaaaattATCGACAATTCCTCAATGGAGATTTTGTtcagagaaaaaagtacAGCATCAATTTGGATGGCTTCGTCCAAGAATAAATCCGGTGCAAATAATTATGACGAAACCTTGCTACTTATGGACATCAAATCCAATATATACTACATCCAAATGGAAGCCGAAGGTAGATTACTAATTAAATTTGACATCTTTAAGCTTCCTATTGTCAATGACCTCTTGAAGGAAAACTCCAATCCAAAATCTATAACACGTTTGAATGCGACAAactcaaacaaaaatttggatCTATTCATTGGTTTTGGGTCAGGGAATGCTCTGGTTCTTAGattgaataatttgaagTCTACCATTGAAACACGAGAGAAACACAAGGCAACCTCCAATACGAATACTTTCATGgatgacaatgatgaagatgatgaagaaatggagGATTTATACGCCGACGAAGCCCCAGCGAATGGACTAACTAATAATAATTCCAAGGATACAGTGGAAACTGTTCAACCATTTGATATAGAACTGCTATCGTCTTTGAGAAATATTGGTCCTATCACATCATTGACCGTTGGTAAAGTATCTTCCATTGATGATATAGTAAAAGGACTACCAAATCCAAACAAAAACGAGTATTCCTTAGTTGCCACATCCGGAAACGGTTCAGGCTCTCATTTGACCGTTATACAGACCAGTGTTCAACCAGAAATCGAATTAGCGTTAAAATTCATTAGTATAACGCAAATCTGGAATCTCAAGATCAGGGGAAAAGATAAGTACTTGGTAACAACTGATTCCACCAAATCCAGGAGTGACATATATGAAAGTGACAACAATTTTGAGCTTCATAAGGGAGGCCGTTTAAGAAGAGATGCTACTACAGTTTACATTTCGGTGTTtggtgaagaaaaaagaataatacAAGTTACCACTAATCATCTTTACTTATATGATACACATTTTAGGCGTCTCACCACAATTAAGTTTGATTATGAAGTTATTCATGTTTCAGTAATGGATCCATATATCCTAATTACTGTTTCAAGAGGTGATATTAAGATATTCGAACTTGAAGcaaacaataaaagaaagttgTTAAAAGTTGATTTGCCAGAAATCTTGAATGAGATGGTTATTACATCTggtttgattttgaaaagtaatATGTGTAATGAATTCTTGATCGGATTGAGTAAATCTCAAGAAGAACAGTTATTATTTACATTTGTTACCGCAGATAatcaaataatttttttcactaaaGATCATAATGACAGAATTTTCCAGCTAAATGGTGTCGATCAATTGAACGAATCTTTATACATCAGCACCTATCGATTGGTTGATGAGATCGTTCCTGATCCATCGATAAAGCAGGTAATGATAAATAAGCTGGGTCACGACAATAAAGAAGAGTATTTGACAATACTAACCTTTGGAGGGGAGATTTATCAATACAGAAAGTTGCCTCAGAAGTGCAGTAGATTCTATAGAAACGTCACAAGAAATGATTTGGCTATAACTGGTGCACCAGATAATGCATACGCTAAGGGGGTCAGTtcaattgaaagaattatGCATTATTTCCCTGACTACAACGGTTATTCGGTAATATTCGTAACCGGCAGCGTTccatatataataataaaagaggATGATACCACGCCCaagattttcaagtttGCAAATATACCTTTAGTTTCAGTCACACCTTGGAATGAACGTTCAGTAATGTGCGTCGATGATATTAAAAATGCTAGGGTCTACACACTAACCATTAACAATATGTACTATGGTAACAAATTTCCATTAAAACAGATAAAGATAAGTAATGTACTTGATGACTACAAaactttacaaaaaattgtttatCATGAAAAGGCACAATTATTTCTCGTATCTTACTGCAAGAGGATCCCCTATGAAGCATTAGGGGAAGATGGAGAAAAAGTTACTGGCTATGATGAGAAAGCTCCACATGCGGAAGGATTTCAAGGCGGAATACTGCTTATTAACCCAAAAAGTTGGAAGGTAATTGACAAAATTGACTTTCCAAAGAATTCTGTTGTCAATGAAATGAGATCTTCAATGATTCAaatcaattcaaaaactaaaagaaaaagagaatatatTGTGGCTGGTGTTGCGAATGCCACTACCGAAGACACTCCGCCAACTGGCTCTTTCTACATCTATGATGTCATTGAGGTTGTCCCTGAACCCGGTAAACCTGATACAAATTATAAgctcaaagaaattttccagGAAGAAGTCAACGGTACCGTGTCTACCGTTTGTGAAATCAGCGGAAGATTCATGATTAGCCAAAGCCAAAAAGTCTTGGTAAGAgatattcaagaagataATTCCGTCATACCAGTGGCATTTTTGGATATTCCTGTATTTGTAACGGACTCTAAAAGCTTTGGAAATCTTTTGATAATTGGTGACGCCATGCAAGGATTCCAATTTATTGGGTTTGATGCAGAACCATATAGAATGATTCTATTGGGTAGAAGCGTATCAAAATTCCAAACAATGTCACTAGAATTTTTAGTAAACGGAGGTGACATGTATTTTGCCGCAACTGACGCTGATAGGAATGTACATATACTAAAATATGCACCAGATGAGCCAAATTCTCTATCAGGTCAACGTTTGGTCCACTGCTCTAGTTTCACGGTCCATTCCATCAATAGTTGCATGATGCTCCTACCAAAGAACCAGGAATTCGGCTCTTCTCAGGTACCATCGTTTCAAAATGTTGGTGGCCAAGTCGATGGGTCTGTCTTCAAAATAGTTCCCTTAAGTGAAGAAACATATAGGAGACTGTACCTGATCCAACAACAAATCATCGATCGAGAATTACAGCTAGGTGGGTTAAACCCCCGTATGGAGAGATTGGCCAACGACTTTTATCAAATGGGTCACTCCATGAGACCCATGCTTGATTTCAACGTTATACGGAGATTTAGCGGACTTTCTATTGATAGACGAAAAAATACTGCTCAAAAAGCTGGAAGACATGCACATTTTGAAGCGTGGAGAGATATCATAAATATTGAATTCTCAATGAGATCCTTGTGCCGGAATAAGTGAGTGATACGTATTAAGATATTTGATACTACTTAAGCGgatgtatatgtatatatatgtgtgtaTGATATATAATATACCTCCTATAGGATATTCGAGTAGCACGAATTAGATCCACTACTTGAACATTAAATTTGTAACAATAAATGAACTATTGAACAGTTTCGGCATCGGTTTACGCAGCCGGATgaggagaaaaataataaccTTTTGTAcaacagaaaaaacaaaaaaaaagttcttaAATAATGTAAAAGGACACATTGTGCCTTTTCATCGCATTTGTTAAAGACGATTTATAAAACTATATTAAGAAAACCACAGTATATACATGTCAACTAAGAAAAGAGCTAGAAAGAcggtaaaaaaaactgtatCGTTTTCTGATGATACAACTTTAACCACGTATCAAAATcatgagaaaaagaatgcaGATCATGATCGTCCCCCCGTATACGTAAGAAAAACCCCTCTAATGAATTTCCCATATCATTTAGTGATGCTGCTCTATTACTACATCTTCCTGTCCTCGGACTTTAATACAGTGAAACTGCTTAGCCTTTTAATTCCTGCACAAATTTCCTATTTAGTTTTGCAATTCAATAAATGCACGGTCTATGGGAATAAAATCATCAAGATTAATTATCCATTGGCCTTAATCTGCTTAGGTGTCACGTTTTTGTTGAGTTTTCCGGCAATGCTATTGACTATTTTATTTGGCGCACCATTGATGGACTTGTTATGGGAAACTTGGTTGTTGTCGCTGcattttgcatttttaGCATACCCTGCAGTTTATGCTGTGTTTAATTGTGATTTCAAAGTGGGATTAtggaagaaatattttatctttatAGTTGTGGGTGGCTGGATTAGTTGTATTGTTATTCCTTTAGATTGGGACAGAGACTGGCAGAATTGGCCAATTCCAATTGTTGTTGGAGGGTACTTGGGTGCTTTGGTTGGCTATACCATCGGTGCTTACATATGATATCGATAATAACGaatttgtatatatatatataggtATGATAGAAGTAACATAAACATTCGGGAAAATATGATAGAATATCTCTGTAACCCACTGCCTTCACCGCCTCTCAATAAGTTGTTAAATTTCTaaaccagaaaaaaaaacgccGATTGCAATATCCGTTGCTGTCGTAGTTGCCTTCTTCTGctattcttattttttggGTTTATTCATTctttataaaaaaaaataatacaaaTTTTAAGattaaataataaatattaTAAAAGTCTCgaaatattcttttcctAGTTCGGGCCATTTCAGCTTCGAAtagcttcaaaaatttcactaAAATTTTCCTTAGTTAAACCTAAATTTCCTAAGTTTAGGTCATTATCAGCAGCGGCAGTGATACCCGTGACTCCATTCGATAATGtactcttctttctctgcTCATAAAAATCTGTTTTTATCAGGGACTCTGAAATCTTGTTCAATTCATGATTCAATTTTACTAGTTGATCAGTGGATATACCGGTAAATCCGTTATTAGTTACATGGTTTGAATCGGAAACGGATGGAACTTTGGTTTCCTCTagatttttgatatatttggagattatctttattttaATAATTAGGTTTTCGATGAGTCTGTTCTGTTTCTTACAATTCTTAGTGTAATCATTCAATAACATTGCaattttgttgataattaaTCGTATTacattcttgttttttattctctTATTATTGTCGTTATTACTATGACTACTCTCTGGTTGATCAATATGGCTTACATTTTCCCCATCTGTCTTCTGAGTGGACTCAAATGATCTCTGGTAGAGCGCTAAAAGCATCAAGACCAGAGTTTGAAGAAGCGCAATTGATTTATTTATGAACGTGAATTCATGACCGGCAAATTTAATATTAGCTaaatttgagaaaacaaagaataaAGTCTCTCTTGataattccaaaaaatcattcagaatttcattgaatttagTATAATCGCTCAACGTTTCAAACTGTAATAAA
This is a stretch of genomic DNA from Saccharomyces kudriavzevii IFO 1802 strain IFO1802 genome assembly, chromosome: 4. It encodes these proteins:
- the CFT1 gene encoding cleavage/polyadenylation factor CFT1 (similar to Saccharomyces cerevisiae CFT1 (YDR301W); ancestral locus Anc_5.319); protein product: MNVYDDVLDATVVSHSITAQFTTSDYEELLVVRTNILSVYRPTRDGKLYLTDEFKFHGLITDVGLIAQQDSPLSCLLLCTGVAKISILKFNTLTNTIDTLSLHYYEGKFKDKSLVELAKTSTLRMDPGSTCALLFNNDILAFLPFQANKNDEDDDEEEDNMDDEELVHNIDDKSQETAAFYKRKRTKLCDTFTGPSVVLTANELYEGAKNITDIQFLKNFTKPTIAVLYQPKLAWAGNSTISKLPTQYVTLTLDIQPSEKSTKIESTTIAFVKELPWDLHTIVPVSNGAVIIGANELAFLDNTGVLQSTILLNSFAGKDLQKTKIIDNSSMEILFREKSTASIWMASSKNKSGANNYDETLLLMDIKSNIYYIQMEAEGRLLIKFDIFKLPIVNDLLKENSNPKSITRLNATNSNKNLDLFIGFGSGNALVLRLNNLKSTIETREKHKATSNTNTFMDDNDEDDEEMEDLYADEAPANGLTNNNSKDTVETVQPFDIELLSSLRNIGPITSLTVGKVSSIDDIVKGLPNPNKNEYSLVATSGNGSGSHLTVIQTSVQPEIELALKFISITQIWNLKIRGKDKYLVTTDSTKSRSDIYESDNNFELHKGGRLRRDATTVYISVFGEEKRIIQVTTNHLYLYDTHFRRLTTIKFDYEVIHVSVMDPYILITVSRGDIKIFELEANNKRKLLKVDLPEILNEMVITSGLILKSNMCNEFLIGLSKSQEEQLLFTFVTADNQIIFFTKDHNDRIFQLNGVDQLNESLYISTYRLVDEIVPDPSIKQVMINKLGHDNKEEYLTILTFGGEIYQYRKLPQKCSRFYRNVTRNDLAITGAPDNAYAKGVSSIERIMHYFPDYNGYSVIFVTGSVPYIIIKEDDTTPKIFKFANIPLVSVTPWNERSVMCVDDIKNARVYTLTINNMYYGNKFPLKQIKISNVLDDYKTLQKIVYHEKAQLFLVSYCKRIPYEALGEDGEKVTGYDEKAPHAEGFQGGILLINPKSWKVIDKIDFPKNSVVNEMRSSMIQINSKTKRKREYIVAGVANATTEDTPPTGSFYIYDVIEVVPEPGKPDTNYKLKEIFQEEVNGTVSTVCEISGRFMISQSQKVLVRDIQEDNSVIPVAFLDIPVFVTDSKSFGNLLIIGDAMQGFQFIGFDAEPYRMILLGRSVSKFQTMSLEFLVNGGDMYFAATDADRNVHILKYAPDEPNSLSGQRLVHCSSFTVHSINSCMMLLPKNQEFGSSQVPSFQNVGGQVDGSVFKIVPLSEETYRRLYLIQQQIIDRELQLGGLNPRMERLANDFYQMGHSMRPMLDFNVIRRFSGLSIDRRKNTAQKAGRHAHFEAWRDIINIEFSMRSLCRNK
- the GPI11 gene encoding mannose-ethanolamine phosphotransferase GPI11 (similar to Saccharomyces cerevisiae GPI11 (YDR302W); ancestral locus Anc_5.320), which codes for MSTKKRARKTVKKTVSFSDDTTLTTYQNHEKKNADHDRPPVYVRKTPLMNFPYHLVMLLYYYIFLSSDFNTVKLLSLLIPAQISYLVLQFNKCTVYGNKIIKINYPLALICLGVTFLLSFPAMLLTILFGAPLMDLLWETWLLSLHFAFLAYPAVYAVFNCDFKVGLWKKYFIFIVVGGWISCIVIPLDWDRDWQNWPIPIVVGGYLGALVGYTIGAYI